One window from the genome of Amycolatopsis sp. NBC_01480 encodes:
- a CDS encoding AfsR/SARP family transcriptional regulator has translation MRFELLGPLRVVEVNNGVPTALTVLPRKVANLLAVLLVRANQVVSADQLITELWGEHPPRRAMATLHVYVSQLRRYLAVGGVNPITTQGRSYCLTVDPGGCDIDEFRTLTRAGRTHLQAGRYAEASAALSQARALWRGPALAEAGSGPILTGFTVWLEELRQEGQEMLIEAGLAMGCERELVSSLYAMIAENPLHEVYYRQLMTALYRCDRRAEALTVYRKARARITDDLGLEPGRPLQLLHQEILAADIDLRARPIAV, from the coding sequence ATGCGATTCGAGCTCCTGGGTCCTCTTCGGGTGGTCGAGGTGAACAACGGCGTTCCCACCGCATTGACCGTGTTGCCGAGGAAGGTCGCGAATCTGCTCGCGGTGCTGCTCGTGCGCGCCAACCAGGTGGTCTCCGCGGACCAGCTGATCACGGAGCTGTGGGGGGAACACCCGCCACGGCGCGCGATGGCCACGCTGCACGTCTACGTCTCCCAGCTGCGCCGCTACCTGGCGGTCGGCGGGGTCAATCCGATCACCACCCAGGGGCGCAGCTACTGCCTCACCGTCGATCCCGGCGGCTGCGACATCGACGAGTTCCGCACGCTGACCCGGGCCGGGCGCACGCACCTGCAGGCGGGCCGGTACGCCGAAGCCTCCGCCGCGTTGAGCCAGGCCCGCGCACTGTGGCGCGGCCCGGCGCTCGCCGAGGCGGGCAGCGGCCCGATCCTCACCGGGTTCACCGTCTGGCTGGAGGAGCTGCGCCAGGAAGGCCAGGAGATGCTGATCGAGGCCGGGCTGGCGATGGGCTGCGAGCGGGAGCTGGTCAGCTCGCTGTACGCGATGATCGCGGAGAACCCGCTGCACGAGGTCTACTACCGGCAGCTCATGACGGCGCTGTACCGCTGTGACCGGCGGGCCGAGGCGCTGACCGTCTACCGCAAGGCCCGCGCCCGGATCACCGACGACCTCGGGCTCGAGCCCGGCCGGCCGCTCCAGCTGCTGCACCAGGAGATCCTGGCCGCCGACATCGACCTGCGCGCCCGGCCCATCGCGGTCTGA
- a CDS encoding 3-oxoacyl-ACP synthase III family protein — MAATESPPLAHIVSTGSALPGEPIDNATLGERLGMDRLWEQWVATFVGTLGRHLSFDLDTGKPLGTLADLGEQAGRAALESGGIAPGEIDAVVFGTATPDMLMPATVNIIADRLGIDGVPTYQLQSGCTGAVQALSLGAKLAADPGTRRVLVLAGDSCTKHFDLGMDFRALPPTQLINCVLFGDGAGAVVLSAEPEPDSIAIRRILTRLVGGGRPPGHELDWFGPADREDSRPAVAEDFKAVEESVPALAGEIVTELLEDVDWAAGEVDFLLPPQLSGRMTERIVAGLGLPGAEEVSCVDEVGNCGNALPLLQLDRLRDRIAPGDRALAVAVESSKWLKGGLALEAV, encoded by the coding sequence ATGGCCGCCACCGAAAGCCCGCCGCTGGCCCACATCGTCTCCACCGGGTCGGCGCTGCCCGGCGAACCCATCGACAACGCGACGCTGGGCGAACGGCTCGGCATGGACCGGCTGTGGGAGCAGTGGGTCGCCACGTTCGTCGGCACGCTCGGCCGGCACCTGTCGTTCGACCTCGACACCGGCAAGCCGCTGGGCACCCTGGCCGACCTCGGCGAGCAGGCCGGGCGGGCCGCGCTCGAGTCCGGCGGCATCGCCCCGGGCGAGATCGACGCGGTGGTGTTCGGCACCGCCACGCCGGACATGCTGATGCCCGCCACGGTGAACATCATCGCGGACCGGCTGGGCATCGACGGCGTGCCGACCTACCAGCTGCAGTCCGGCTGCACCGGCGCGGTCCAGGCTCTTTCGCTCGGCGCCAAGCTGGCCGCCGACCCGGGCACCCGGCGGGTGCTCGTGCTGGCCGGCGACAGCTGCACCAAGCATTTCGACCTGGGCATGGACTTCCGCGCGCTGCCGCCGACCCAGCTGATCAACTGCGTGCTGTTCGGCGACGGCGCGGGCGCGGTGGTGCTGTCCGCGGAGCCCGAGCCGGACTCGATCGCCATCCGCCGCATCCTCACCCGGCTGGTCGGCGGCGGCCGCCCGCCGGGCCACGAGCTGGACTGGTTCGGCCCGGCCGACCGGGAGGACTCGCGCCCGGCCGTGGCCGAGGACTTCAAGGCGGTGGAGGAGTCGGTGCCCGCGCTGGCCGGGGAGATCGTCACCGAGCTGCTCGAAGACGTGGACTGGGCGGCCGGCGAGGTCGACTTCCTGCTGCCGCCGCAGCTGTCCGGCCGGATGACCGAGCGCATCGTCGCCGGCCTCGGCCTGCCCGGCGCGGAGGAGGTGTCCTGCGTCGACGAGGTCGGCAACTGCGGGAACGCGTTGCCGCTGCTGCAACTGGACCGGCTGCGGGACCGGATCGCCCCCGGTGACCGCGCGCTGGCCGTGGCGGTCGAATCCAGCAAGTGGCTCAAGGGCGGCCTGGCTTTGGAGGCAGTGTGA
- a CDS encoding 2-oxo acid dehydrogenase subunit E2, translated as MNNPEITPVAAQRRHTLFFLREFRSISPVFLDTEVDARALLAHRASAAQDGRRYSIVSYLLQVGGRVLAAHPEANAAMTGGLWPKVARFPSVAGKLALDRRIGGKRVVLAAVLPGLEHAGLDAIQNQVEHYRDGDPDTMPEFAGARKLHSLPALIGRVAYRKVVRPLAGRARVLGTFSVTSLGHRPVDGFHSVGGTTITLGVGRIAERAVVVDGEVAVVPTFRLSLAFDHRVIDGAEAADVLADLVEGLTHYGKDEPVAAKARAIEETAVR; from the coding sequence GTGAACAACCCCGAGATCACCCCGGTCGCGGCGCAGCGCCGGCACACGCTGTTCTTCCTGCGCGAGTTCCGGTCCATCTCCCCGGTCTTCCTGGACACCGAGGTCGACGCGCGGGCGCTGCTGGCCCACCGCGCTTCGGCGGCGCAGGACGGGCGGCGGTATTCGATCGTCAGCTACCTGCTGCAGGTCGGCGGCCGGGTGCTGGCCGCGCACCCGGAGGCCAACGCGGCGATGACCGGCGGCCTCTGGCCCAAGGTGGCCCGATTTCCTTCCGTGGCCGGGAAACTGGCGCTCGACCGCCGGATCGGCGGCAAGCGCGTGGTGCTGGCCGCGGTGCTGCCCGGGCTCGAGCACGCCGGGCTGGACGCCATCCAGAATCAGGTGGAGCACTACCGCGACGGTGACCCGGACACCATGCCGGAATTCGCCGGGGCGCGGAAGCTGCACAGCCTGCCGGCGCTGATCGGGCGCGTGGCGTACCGGAAGGTGGTCCGGCCGCTGGCCGGGCGGGCCCGGGTGCTCGGCACGTTCTCGGTGACCTCGCTGGGCCACCGCCCGGTCGACGGGTTCCACTCGGTCGGCGGCACCACCATCACCCTCGGCGTGGGCCGCATCGCCGAGCGCGCGGTCGTGGTCGACGGCGAGGTCGCCGTGGTGCCGACGTTCCGGCTCAGCCTGGCGTTCGACCACCGGGTGATCGACGGGGCCGAGGCCGCCGACGTGCTGGCCGACCTCGTCGAGGGCCTCACTCACTACGGCAAGGACGAGCCCGTGGCCGCGAAGGCGCGCGCGATCGAGGAGACCGCAGTCCGATGA